The following are encoded together in the Panicum virgatum strain AP13 chromosome 6K, P.virgatum_v5, whole genome shotgun sequence genome:
- the LOC120639303 gene encoding subtilisin-like protease 1 codes for MAPFLLLLLLTAFPFLHPTAASFGQGRPKEEDPAAYRTYIVFLSPPADAAAMSRGAHRQWHESFLPSSLTESGEARLVCSYSAVFHGFAARLTEAELAAVAKLPGFLRAVPDGKRQLLTTRTPSFLGLSRDRNRLWSDAGYGGGVVIGIVDTGIYGKHVSFLDDGVPETPASLSSSEMLTLRTTSKATARTSRPSPAGNFVQGAALRQGLLGSGTAAGIAPLAHIAAYKVCPSPEECHDSYISCAMEESIHDGVDVINISLGGGSDANTTFDKDPIAIGAFRAMAKGIVVVTAGGNDGPKQMAQI; via the exons ATGGcacccttcctcctcctcctcctgctcactGCCTTTCCGTTCCTCCACCCCACGGCGGCAAGCTTTGGCCAAGGCCGCCCCAAAGAAGAAGATCCTGCTGCCTACCGCACCTACATCGTCTTCCTGTCGCCGCCGGCGGATGCCGCCGCCATGAGCCGAGGCGCGCATCGCCAGTGGCACGAGAGCTTCCTTCCGAGCAGCCTGACGGAGTCCGGCGAGGCGCGCCTGGTGTGCTCGTACTCGGCAGTCTTCCACGGATTCGCCGCCCGGCTGACCGAAGCCGAGCTCGCGGCGGTGGCGAAGCTGCCGGGGTTCCTGCGCGCGGTCCCCGACGGCAAgcggcagctcctcaccacgcGCACGCCGTCGTTCCTCGGGCTCAGCAGGGACCGGAACCGGCTGTGGAGCGACGCCGGCTACGGCGGCGGAGTCGTCATCGGCATTGTGGACACGGGGATCTACGGCAAGCACGTCTCCTTCCTCGACGATGGGGTCCCGGAGACACCGGCCAG TCTTTCGTCGTCGGAGATGCTGACCCTAAGGACGACGAGCAAGGCCACGGCACGCACGTCGCGGCCATCGCCGGCGGGGAACTTCGTTCAAGGCGCCGCGCTCCGGCAAGGCCTCCTGGGctccggcacggcggcggggatcGCTCCTCTGGCACACATCGCGGCGTACAAGGTGTGCCCCTCCCCCGAGGAGTGCCACGACTCGTACATCTCGTGCGCCATGGAGGAGTCGATCCACGACGGGGTGGACGTGATCAACatctccctcggcggcggctcggACGCGAACACCACGTTCGACAAGGACCCGATCGCCATTGGCGCGTTCAGGGCTATGGCCAAGGGCATCGTGGTGGTGACCGCGGGCGGCAACGACGGGCCCAAGCAG ATGGCTCAAATTTAG
- the LOC120711200 gene encoding polyadenylate-binding protein-interacting protein 11-like, whose protein sequence is MAVAEAAAADHAAPRPEEAPGAGSGSDAGEREMRDLEELLSKLNPMAEEFVPPSLASPAAALAPAPAPAPLSPAAYGYYPANAGFAVASPAHRGVVGFPAVADGPAARGRKKGGAGGFGGQGHPGRRRTNSRTSMAQRDEVIRRTVYVSDIDHQVTEENLAALFINCGQVVDCRMCGDPNSVLRFAFIEFTDEEGARAALNLSGTVLGYYPVRVLPSKTAIAPVNPTFLPRSDDEREMCARTIYCTNIDKKVTQADLKLFFESICGEVFRLRLLGDYHHSTRIAFVEFVMAESATAALNCSGVILGSLPIRVSPSKTPVRPRVPRQLMH, encoded by the exons ATGGCcgtcgccgaggccgccgccgccgaccacgccgcgccgcgcccggagGAGGCGCCCGgagccggctccggctccgacgCCGGGGAGCGCGAGATGCGGGATCTGGAGGAGCTCCTCTCCAAGCTCAACCCCATGGCCGAGGAGTTCGTCCCGCCCTCCctcgcctcccccgccgccgccctcgcgcccgcacccgcgcccgcgccgctctcCCCGGCCGCCTACGGCTACTACCCCGCCAACGCCGGCTTCGCGGTCGCCTCGCCGGCCCACCGCGGCGTCGTCGGCTTCCCGGCCGTCGCCGACGGGCCCGCCGCCCGCGGCAGG AAGAAGGGGGGAGCCGGAGGGTTCGGCGGCCAGGGCCACCCCGGCAGGCGCCGGACCAACAGCCGCACCAGCATGGCGCAGCGGGACGAGGTCATCCGCCGCACCGTCTACGTCTCCGACATCGATCACCAG GTCACTGAAGAAAACCTGGCAGCACTATTTATAAACTGTGGACAG GTTGTGGATTGTCGCATGTGTGGGGATCCAAATTCAGTTCTTCGTTTTGCTTTCATTGAGTTCACTGATGAGG AGGGTGCCAGGGCTGCTCTAAATCTGTCAGGGACTGTGCTTGGATATTATCCTGTCAGGGTTCTGCCATCAAAAACTGCAATTGCACCTGTCAACCCAACATTCCTGCCCAGG TCTGATGATGAACGTGAAATGTGCGCAAGGACTATTTACTGCACAAACATTGACAAGAAG GTCACTCAGGCAGATCTGAAATTGTTCTTTGAGTCTATATGTGGAGAG GTCTTTCGGCTGAGGTTGCTTGGTGATTACCATCATTCTACTCGCATCGCCTTTGTGGAGTTTGTAATG GCTGAAAGTGCCACTGCTGCTCTCAACTGCAGTGGTGTGATTCTAGGTTCCTTGCCAATAAG GGTGAGCCCATCGAAGACTCCTGTGCGTCCCCGCGTGCCTCGCCAGCTGATGCACTAG
- the LOC120711198 gene encoding adenosylhomocysteinase-like, with translation MALSVEKTSSGREYKVKDLSQADFGRLEIELAEVEMPGLMACRAEFGPSKPFAGARISGSLHMTIQTAVLIETLTALGAEVRWCSCNIFSTQDHAAAAIARDSAAVFAWKGETLEEYWWCTERCLDWGGAGGPDLIVDDGGDATLLIHEGVKAEEEYEKSGKIPDPDSTDNAEFKIVLTIIRDGLKADPKKYRKMKERLVGVSEETTTGVKRLYQMQETGALLFPAINVNDSVTKSKFDNLYGCRHSLPDGLMRATDVMIAGKVAVVCGYGDVGKGCAAALKQAGARVIVTEIDPICALQALMEGLQVLTLEDVISEADIFVTTTGNKDIIMVDHMRKMKNNAIVCNIGHFDNEIDMHGLETYPGVKRITIKPQTDRWVFPETNTGIIVLAEGRLMNLGCATGHPSFVMSCSFTNQVIAQLELWKERSSGKYEKKVYVLPKHLDEKVAALHLGKLGAKLTKLTKSQADYISVPIEGPYKPAHYRY, from the exons ATGGCGCTCTCCGTGGAGAAGACCTCGTCGGGGCGGGAGTACAAGGTCAAGGACCTGTCCCAGGCCGACTTCGGCCGCCTCGAGATCGAGCTGGCCGAGGTCGAGATGCCGGGCCTCATGGCGTGCCGCGCCGAGTTCGGCCCCTCCAAGCCCTTCGCCGGCGCCAGGATCTCGGGCTCCCTCCACATGACCATCCAGACCGCTGTCCTCATCGAGACCCTCACCGCGCTCGGCGCGGAGGTCCGCTGGTGCTCCTGCAACATCTTTTCCACGCaggaccacgccgccgccgccatcgcgcgGGACTCCGCCGCCGTCTTCGCCTGGAAGGGGGAGACGCTCGAGGAGTACTGGTGGTGCACCGAGCGATGCCTCGACTGGGGCGGGGCCGGGGGGCCTGACCTCAtcgtcgacgacggcggcgacgccacGCTCCTCATCCACGAGGGCGTCAAGGCCGAGGAGGAGTACGAGAAGTCCGGCAAGATCCCGGACCCGGACTCCACCGACAACGCCGAGTTCAAGATCGTGCTCACCATCATCCGCGACGGGCTCAAGGCCGACCCCAAGAAGTACCGCAAGATGAAGGAGAGGCTCGTCGGCGTCTCGGAGGAGACCACCACCGGTGTCAAGAGGCTCTACCAGATGCAGGAGACCGGCGCGCTCCTCTTCCCCGCCATCAACGTCAACGACTCCGTCACCAAGAGCAAG TTTGACAACCTGTACGGTTGCCGCCACTCCCTCCCTGATGGTTTGATGAGGGCCACTGATGTTATGATTGCCGGCAAGGTTGCAGTGGTCTGCGGTTATGGTGATGTTGGCAAGGGCTGTGCTGCTGCCCTCAAGCAGGCTGGTGCCCGTGTCATCGTGACTGAGATCGACCCCATCTGTGCCCTTCAGGCCCTGATGGAGGGTCTTCAGGTCCTTACCTTGGAGGATGTCATTTCTGAAGCTGACATCTTTGTGACCACCACTGGTAACAAGGACATCATCATGGTTGACCAcatgaggaagatgaagaacaACGCAATTGTCTGCAACATTGGTCACTTTGACAATGAGATCGACATGCACGGTCTTGAGACCTACCCTGGTGTCAAGCGGATCACCATCAAGCCCCAGACTGATCGCTGGGTGTTCCCTGAGACCAACACTGGCATCATTGTCCTCGCTGAGGGTCGTCTGATGAACCTTGGGTGTGCTACTGGCCACCCCAGCTTTGTCATGTCCTGCTCATTCACTAACCAG GTCATTGCTCAGCTTGAGCTGTGGAAGGAGCGGAGCTCTGGCAAGTATGAGAAGAAGGTGTATGTGCTCCCCAAGCACCTTGATGAGAAGGTTGCCGCCCTCCACTTGGGCAAGCTTGGTGCCAAGCTCACCAAGCTCACCAAGTCTCAGGCTGACTACATCAGTGTCCCGATCGAGGGTCCCTACAAGCCCGCGCACTACCGGTACTAG